Genomic window (Lampris incognitus isolate fLamInc1 chromosome 3, fLamInc1.hap2, whole genome shotgun sequence):
CTCCTTCAGGACTTGTGTAAATGTAGCACTTATGGAGGGTTAGGAAACATTTCTGGGTGAGGGttcagaacaaaaacaaaagaaaaaaaaaacatctatcaAACACCAAGCCTGCAAAGCACCAAGCCTATGATCGAAATGAAGGagcacgtaaaaaaaaaaaatcacaacacttaaaaaaaaaagaagaaaaaaaaagaaggaaggtTTAGACATAACATTGAGTTAATTTCCAGGCGATTCAtacaaaagcaacatggtggaGGATCTAAGCTACTTATTGATGAGTCTTTTATGCCTCCTCAGGTGACAATGGCATGTTTTCGTAAAGAAGCCCACCCCGACCCCTTACTGTATATATAAGGGCTCATAAAAGGAAAGGTTCGAGATTTTCACAAGTCTGTCCTACAAGTCACTTTACACTTTGAAAATGGTCTCACCTGCATTGGGTTTTTGACTTACGGCCTTGCACTATATATGACTGACTTCTGCACAGAACTGGTTTTACACACTAAGAACTGTGTAGGCATAAATAAGACCCCTTTTTCAATTACTATTACAAATAATCTAATTGTTTGCATTGTTATCTATACTCTTCTTTTTTACTGCATTAACCCAATTTCCCTTCTGGGGTCAAGAAAATCAATTATCATTCCTTGCTTTTGGCACCCTATGAATGAATAATGCAAACAGCGATTTCAACACTGCAGCATTAAATTAATTTCGCAATTGTTTGGCGGGGCGGATAAAAATTCTGCACCTTCCCCTTAAAGAAAACTCGAGAGCGCAGTTTTTCAATATCGTTttgaaataaagaaaagaaaatggttTGAAATGCCCTGATATTGGTTTGGTAATGGTACATGTTTTAAGATGCAGTATacacagaaaataaaaaaataataggcAACAGATAGTATGGAcagacaaaaaaaattttttttttaaaccagataAACCTTTGCCTATAACACCCTTTAAGTGGGCGTCATTTTCAACACACCCCTAACATGTAGTCTGAGACAGCATACGGATTCTATGACTTTGCAACATGTGTATGCATCcatatgtgtatgcatgcaaATATGCATAATGAAAAAACATGTGTCATGATTAAAACACTGTATTGAACAAAAAACAGAACAAGATACGCCGTCTCAATCTAACCTGTGTTGGAAATGGCACAGTTTAAGTCTGTAACTCAAACACGACCGCCGCCATCCTCCTTCACTGTCTAAGCAGGTTTGCAAAGACACAACTGTTAGCCCAACAATGGCAAACCGTTATTGGCACTTGTGCAGATCTGGGGAGGACTGAACCACAAGTTATCAAAAGCATGGGAAAAAAAACATCTCAACCACAGCATCTGAGGCTAAGGAGGAGCAGATTTTCAGAACTTTTAACTGCTAACTTTaatgtattttgactatttgacCCCAAGCCTCTCCTCAGACTGATTAGTCTAGCTCAAAAACCTGTCGTCTCAATCAAACTATACCCAGTGTAAAGACAATCATAAGAGCTAAAGTCACAGGACCACAGGGGTCAAGAAAGCTCTAACATTAATACTGGCTGACAACTAAACACTTGCACATTTTGGTTGTGGTTAACAGATTTGTTGATGCTGCCGGCAACTCAAGTCAGGTAATCGACAACATATGTGAATTCTACAAATCTATTTAACAGGTGAAACAGTGAACGTGTGCAGTACATATTGGTGCCTTTGAGCCTCTTTGGCCTGTGTATGAAAATGTTAAGTTTCACGCAATACAGGACAGATCGCATCCTCAGTTCCACAAAAGTGTCAAATTACAGCTTCTTGTAAATCTTCACTTATACCGTGccaaagctttaaaaaaaaaaggtgtccgAGGGTTTTCAACAAAAGATCTATTTGGGAGTTAAGATTTACTGAATTCAGAAGCCTGATTAGCATTTTGATCAACTTACTACGCTGCTTTGAAAATATCGCAGAGTTTTGTCTCCATTTTTTGTATCGGAAATATTTTCCATAATCCCCTGAATAAACTGattttatgtctttatgcatgctcaataatccaataaAGGAAATCACAGATAGGTGAATCAGTTTCGCCTGTCTGAAATTGATCATAAGTGTTAGCAAGTTAAACTAGCAGGACACAATAGGTGCGAAAATGCTACAAATCATATTGTTGCAACGTGTGAAGCTGCAATAAGGCCTTATTTGCAGCAAAGTCCTTAAAATTAAGGGGGGGGTACAAGTCCCTCATTTCCATATAATCCGCCTTGCTGATTATGGAAATAGGGAAAAGGACAGCGGTTTAGTTTTAAAAACTGGTTAAAATATGGACGTCTTATCATATGGACACAGGATGTGTTATTcttgacaaaaacacatacaaataTGTCGAAAAATTATATGAAGCGTGTTTAAAGTTTTTTTTGCATCAGCACATTTTTTTCTTGTTACGGCAtaccttgtgggggggggggggttccaacaCACTTTTTTAATAATGATGTAGGGAGGGTATCAGCTTCTGTCCATGCATTTAAACAGTGGCATAGGACCAAGTATAATGTGTAGCTAATGGATTTTGGAAAGGAAAATAAGTCACCCAGAGGTCTTCTGCAGTAAATCTCGTCATCTCATTTTTGAATAGGTTTGGACTTGTAATGTTTTTGCCTTTTGTTTTTCTTGTGCCCAGGGGGAGACCATCTTGACAGAATAGGAGTACATTCTGTGAATCACATTCAGACGCCTCTTCTCTCATCTTCGTTGTTTTTGCCTGCATAGAGCCTGGTCCATGATTTCGCTGGGAAAGGgagaaagatacacacacacaaaaaagggaaaaaaaaagaaattggagGAGAGAAGGGAAGGACAGAAGAAaccgagacagaaagagagagaggagaaaggcaGTGAGTAAGGTTGTGCAGGGATGGAGGGTGAGAATAGAGGTTGTGTATTAGCTCAATGGACGTAGCACTACAAACTGCCAGCGTTCACCATTTCATTGCCAAATAGTATGCAGGGTTTGAGACTAACATTTTACACCTGTGGCTCTAAGTCTTCTTAAACGGTGACCCTTGCACATACTTTGGTTACACCAAAAAGTTGTCACTGCACCAGACACTGCTCAACTGAATGACTTTATCTGACTTTTTCTTTTATCACCCCAATGAAGTGCACACATGCTGTATTGTTACTGTATGCTGGACTTTCTTCAACGCATTCATTTTTTTGAGCAAATATTTGTGATTTAAATTTCTTCTTTGGGGATATTATATGCTATGTTAAACTGAATTAACATCACATACCTCATCAGGAGATGCCACTTCTTAGCAACGAAACACTGCTAGGAAGGGGCAGCTCCCTGCATTGGGTGTGCTTATGGCTTTTGTTATTAAGTTTGAGGGTCTTGTGCTTAAACTTGGTaactgcagatgcaaattttgAGTTGCCTACAAGTCAGTCCGCACAAAAATAAACAGCCAGGCACATTCTTTGAGTCACCCAGGATGAAAAGGTATAACTCTTCTTGGGCTTTTTAACTGTAAGTGGCTGCTCAGTTTTCCTCCATCGATTCCACTGATGTGTCTGTTACTCTGGGTTGGAATCTGTTTCTTCGGCTGGGACTGCCGAATTGTTGGCCTCAACAGACAAAGGCGGCATGGGCTTCCTCTAGGCATACCAAGTTGTGGGCCAATTTtccgaccaaaaaaaaaaaaaagttttgtaggcCTACGCTTTAATGTGATTGGACATGTCTCCTTTAGTAAGTGAAAATCTGCGCACTCTAGTTTACTTCCTGTTTGTGCACGGAGAACACTAGGTATGAGCTCAGCAAGACACAAATGTCCCTGGTACGTATTCTAAAGCAGGATGATGAAGTAATGCACAGAAATTTATTTTACcaaaaaggcacaaaaaaaagaCTACTCATGCCGCTGGTTAATTTTTTTGGTGGCATTGGACAGATTTATGGTCATGGCCTATGCAACCATATTAGCTGCTGTATGGAGCCCTGCATAGTATGGGGTTACCCATACAAAAAACTTACGCACTCACAGTAGCACCAAGGAAAAATGCATTACGGTATTCATTTCTTGTCCAAACACCATTTCCCTGTCACGTCCCATGTCATGGCCCACTTGCACCACTGCATTTCCGGGATAATTTTCTACAGTTAAGAAATTACCAGCTTTCCTCAGCATATATAAATAACAAATTGACCTACTTTAATTTTAGCAACACTGAGGTCTATTACAACTTAACACTCAGTGAATCGGGTTTCTTGGTTTTCCCACAATCTTAAGCAGTCATCGCCCAATTAATCCTTTTAATGTTCCTTCATGACAGTTAAATATATAAGTGCCAATGCTTTTATGTGGACTGTGAGAAGTTCGGTTAAATTTTTTTGGAAGGGTTTGGATGAAGGGAGTATATCTGTTGTTATTTTCGACACAGATTGCATTTTGCTGGCACCTCAGTGTGTACCAAGTGTACACTTTAATACTCTAGCTTCTTGAAATCCGTTTACGTTCATGTGGTGTAATGAAGGGCACTTTATTACTAGCGACTGATGGTTTTGGCCTTGTAAATATTGCACAACTGGGGTTTTGTATTAATTGCACTTTTAACAAACAACTTAACTATGTATTTTAACAATGGCACTTTGCACTTTGGTAACAATATTTGCCCTTTATTAGCAAGATTTGCTCAGAATATTTTGCACATTGCATATTTTGTATAAAATATTTATTGACTCTTATTGAATATTTATTGGACATTTTAAACCGTGATTGATTGTGTTGTCTTCTGGCAGGTGCCGTAGTGGGTACTCTGCTCCGCCTGAAAAGAGAATGGAGTTAGATTAAGCTGCGACAATACTGCTTTGCATATATTTGTGCATAATTTATGAACAATGGTTAAAATTAAGTTCTGCTGAGTTTTGTGCAATAACATCTATGTGCTATAATATCATGGTATAAAGTATGTGCTGGTGCGATAGTTTAGCAAACATTGTTTGAGTTTTCTGCATAAACCTTACCTGTCCTGTGTCTGCTCCAGGGTGTTCGGCAAAAGAGTCCTCCGGGGGTATGAACACCAACATAAACGTTCCAGGAGGGACCAAGTGATAGGATAGGAGAGTGGGGGGTTTGGTGTACATGTCTATTTAGTGTAATTAAGTTTATGTGTTATTTTGTGGGTTAACAGATAATTGTAAATATTATGTGCTACATTATATTCTATATAGATGGTCTATGGTAATGTACCATATGATAATATTTTGAGAACCCGTTAATGGAAGCATCCAATTTAGTAAACCAGTGACAAAATATAAAAGGCGCCAGTTTCTATCTGTCTGGGTTGCTGGTTAGGTCTCACTACCCATGTTGCTGCAGTGTTTGTGCTgctgcgttttttgtttttttttggtgaataaACACCACATGGTTTTAGTACAACTAACCATCACCTTGGCATATCTTTTTACTGCATCAGTCAGCTGCTAAATGGTCAATCTAACATGTGGTTATCTTCATATAAGTTAAACTGCTTGCATTTGCAAAGCTTTCTTGGTTTATAAAATGGATTCTGATTCTTATCATGAAAACATGGTTCCATGAAACCTTTtaaggaaacaaaaacaaaaagcctcAAACAAATACTCACCTGTCTCAATGGCTTGGGCTTCATTTGTTTTCCACTGCTCTGCGACGTCATTTGCCAGGGGGTCGTCTGGGTTGGGAGCACTTAATAACGCCTGGATCGATAGCAACACTGTACGGATCTGCAGGGCTGGAGACCACTTATCTGGAAAGGGAAAAGTTCAAAAAAAGGTTCACAAAAACACATAGGAAAGGggaaatcagtctaaaaaaattTCTGGTTAAAAGATAAAAGACAACAGAGAGCCATTGTCACTTTCAGTGATGAGACAAACTACTAACAGTACCCAACATGAAAACTGATGGAGATGTGAGAGCAGCACGCTGACAACATGCAGATTCCAAACCATGGATTTTCTGCTAATCAGAGAAACATATCTTGTCTCTTTTGGATTTTTGTTTCCTTGTCATTAAGTGACAGTATTATCCTTGACAAGTTTTACCTAATTTGGCTACATTTGCTGTAGACTGAGGCATGGTATGAAATGATGAGTTTATAATACTCATAGCCAGCAGTGCAATGGATGTGCTGTCCCACAATAGTGCCTGGATGATAGTtgtaaagctaaaaaaaaaattaccatgCATTATTAAAGTGAAAAAAAGGCCTTTGTTGTGATATTATTGCCTTAACAGTGGATTGGTCATATGTAACATTGAAACATTCAGGATGCTGAGCACACTAAAAGTTGAATATATATATGTCACCTTTATGATGTGCCATGCACGGTCTGATTGCACAATTGTTaaggtcatgttgtcatgttcttTATCAAGGACTTGGCATTTCTGTACACTGTCTCTGCAATAACGACACCAAGGCCATTTATGGTACAAATATTTTCCAGGATGACTGAAATGATTCTGACTGTTGTGTCCATTCCTACCTTTCAAAATGTCTAAACATATTCTTCCCAACTTGTCAACATTTGGGTGGTAGATTTTGGTCATGAATCGCACTTTTGGAGCTGCCATGGGATACTCTTCTGGAAGAAATAATTCAAGTTTAAAGGTGCCTCCTTCGAATGGGGAGTCTTGGGGTCCAGCAATGACCACATGGAAGTAACGCGCATTCCCCTCATCAGGCTCGGCCTTGATTCCTGGGACAGGCTCTGCCAACAACCGCTGTGTCTCCTAGACATGTGCAATGCAGAGAAGCCAGGTTTAAAAATGTGTTGAGCTCTTCAATGCAAAACCATCAATGCAGCATCCTAAAATGCACAGTCTAGAACTACAAAGAGAATGACAAAACTTGTTTGGGGCTTAGTAAATAGTTGGTAAATAGCGCATACAAGAGCttacataaaaaaataaagtatAAAACAAAGAAGCATATTTTCAACGGGTCatattttgtttgaaattgaTGCAAGGACTGTTTCATGCAACTTAGATTAGTGTGATACAACTAATCAATATCATACATTTTTATCTGCGAGATCAGTGAAAATACACCACACAttaaaaagggtgagagggaggaacaaagcgTACCCTATACAATGACTGAAGATAGTGTTAAACAGCAACACAATGAAAAATAATTATATGAAACGGAAGACAAGCATCAGTAACATAAAAACATCATGGAGGGTAACCAGACCATTTTACACAATTCAACGTCTGACTAACCAGGTACAGTTGAGGAGCTGCAGCCCGGGGCAAAGATGCTCACCTAAAAGCCCTACGACCGACTGTGCTTGCTCAATCAGTAATCTTGACTAAATCTAAAACTTTGAAGCTTGCTCACACCCATCAAAATTGTTGACCTCATTCAAGATTGCCAAGGCGTTTAACTACAAATCTAgacatctccaaaaaaaaaaagaaaaaaaaagatcgcGCCTACCCCTGGGCCTGGCCCCACCAAAGTTGTGATGGGGTTTAGTGTTAATGCTGGTCTGAGGACAGCAACGCAAAGAGCCTTTCATTTCTGCTTTCCTTGCTAAATAATTGATCCGGCAAAAGTTGCAGAATTTATCTGCACAGTGCAATTATAAATACGGAACCCATTTACTTAAACGTTAGCGCGACACGTAAGCCTCATTTTAACTGGGGCTTATTTTGGCTAATTAGCCCATTCAAACGACTAACCACCAACTGGTTAAATTGGGTTTGCTGTTGACTGTGTTTCATTGGCGGGGCGTCAGAATCAATGTTATATTTTAAAGATGTGATCGTTGACTCACGAATCAGAGACACGGTGGAGAAGGGAGTAAACGGAAGTAGCAAAACAAACTAGTTGTCGAGAGGCTAGCTATCGTGTTAGCTTGTGAACCGGAGACGAGTGCTCTCGCTAGCTACGCTAAGATGTAGCTAGCAAGTACACGTTAAAGTAGTTtgaaaatacaaataattatcCCACGGGTGTTTATCGGGAGAGACACGCCGCGAAGTAGTGAGCGTACCTTTATAATCCTACGGGGCAAACCGGCCATATTGTGTGATCTCTTGTATTTTTAGCCGACGAGTCGCCTTCTGCAGGTCGGGTTGGCTGGGTTGATGGGAGGGGCCGCGCGCCACACGTTGACGTTTCTTCCGGTGGCTGCGGATGTATGGCAGGCCATTTTAGCTTCTTCTACTTCTTATTGGTTTTTATTGACGGCTGGCATCCAAAATGTCGCATTACCGCCATCTACTGAAGTATAAGAACGTCACAGTACACTGTACGCCCAAAGTGACCCCATTCACAACAATGTCCATTCTATAACCCAGACCCAGTCTGAGTTTATGCAAATTCTTCCCGCAGTGTAACATCTGCATCTCCTCCAGCTATGTCAAAAAACATTCAACTATCTCCTGACAGCGTCCCGCACCATCTTGATCCTTTCCAACTTCTCCTTTATTTCAGCAGAGCAAAATTCTGACCATGGCAACGAATGCCAAAAACCTTTTCTTGTCCATGCAGACATTCTGGTCTTCCGGTCAGCTCCATTCCTTTTCCTGCCCGGTTCTTTTTGAACTTCTCTTTCGCAGCTTCGGCGCACGACAATCCCATTTCTACTCTCATTTTATTCAGtttctcttccttaattctttttaGACATTGTGGTGACCCTGTATTATTAAATGAGAAATTTGATAAAGAATTAAATTAAATTGTTGATATTGAAAATTGTATTTAtatcacattttttttattttcaactaGTTAGAATTTAATTTCTGCTATCAACAATTTGCATTCCAGCTAATAAGAATTGGATTCATGATATCTGAAATCGGTATCGTAACTAGTTGTTGATATCAATAATTGATTGTACGATATCAGAAATTTGCATTTTAACTAGGTCACATTCCAACTCCCATTGAAATGAATGAGAAAAACGTTTTCAATCTCATTAGTTAAAATAGAAATTCCGATTATCAAGAATTGACATTTTAACTAGTTAAATTTTAATTTCCGATATCAATAATGTGCATTTTAACTAATTAAAATCGAATTTCTGATATCAGAAATACACACCATAACTAGTTGCAACTGAATTTCTGATATCAAGAATTTGCATTCTAACTAGTTAGAATTGAATttgtgacagcctgtggaaatgaATTGATGCTGAAACGGCTCGTCATACATTACACACTTATTTTGGGTTTTGTTGTAACCCTAGATTTGCAAAAACGCTCGCGGGATTTTTTACGCGTTGTCTGTCATTGTGTCTCGCGCAGAGTAGACTATTCTGCAGTGTCGAATTGCAATAAATAGGACTTTACTACTACAACGGTGGGTTTCTGCTGATTGCACTTTGTGTTTATCTAAAAAGCACTTAAAATTAATTCAGACGGACATCATTGCAATACAGCAACAATATTGTCGCGAATTCGGAGGATAACGCaacgcgtgtcttcttatccatcc
Coding sequences:
- the ube2nb gene encoding ubiquitin-conjugating enzyme E2Nb isoform X1; amino-acid sequence: MAGLPRRIIKETQRLLAEPVPGIKAEPDEGNARYFHVVIAGPQDSPFEGGTFKLELFLPEEYPMAAPKVRFMTKIYHPNVDKLGRICLDILKDKWSPALQIRTVLLSIQALLSAPNPDDPLANDVAEQWKTNEAQAIETGLFCRTPWSRHRTGKVYAENSNNVC
- the ube2nb gene encoding ubiquitin-conjugating enzyme E2Nb isoform X2 translates to MAGLPRRIIKETQRLLAEPVPGIKAEPDEGNARYFHVVIAGPQDSPFEGGTFKLELFLPEEYPMAAPKVRFMTKIYHPNVDKLGRICLDILKDKWSPALQIRTVLLSIQALLSAPNPDDPLANDVAEQWKTNEAQAIETAKSWTRLYAGKNNEDERRGV